In Streptomyces sp. NBC_00414, a single window of DNA contains:
- a CDS encoding zf-HC2 domain-containing protein, which produces MTWHVAEDDLRAYVRGELASPMLWSADTHLMACARCRAVLAEVGDPVPLDEGWERLDAELDVPRPGFMESLLVRFGVADHTARLLAATPVLRRSWLAAVVAVLVITVIATNSGRTSDGPGMFLALAPLLPLAGVALSYGPVLDPTYEMTVVSPMHGFRLLMIRTVPVLAAVLVLNGLASLALPSYGLRAMAWLLPALALTSSGLALTPRLGPVLAPSLVGGAWVAVLLVARQATSAEGTLAPYTVPGQGVAAVVAVLAAGFFYLRRDRFDATSAHTPFAGFQGGGPA; this is translated from the coding sequence ATGACCTGGCACGTCGCGGAGGACGACCTCCGGGCGTACGTACGGGGCGAGCTGGCGTCGCCGATGCTCTGGTCGGCCGACACCCACCTCATGGCCTGCGCACGCTGCCGGGCGGTGCTCGCCGAGGTGGGCGACCCGGTCCCGCTGGACGAGGGATGGGAGCGGCTCGACGCCGAACTGGACGTGCCGCGGCCGGGGTTCATGGAGTCGCTGCTCGTGCGGTTCGGGGTGGCCGACCACACCGCGCGCCTGCTGGCCGCGACACCGGTGCTGCGCCGGTCGTGGCTGGCCGCGGTCGTGGCCGTGCTCGTCATCACGGTGATCGCGACCAACTCCGGCCGTACGTCCGACGGCCCGGGGATGTTCCTCGCCCTCGCCCCGCTGCTGCCCCTCGCCGGGGTCGCGCTGTCGTACGGGCCGGTGCTCGACCCCACGTACGAGATGACCGTGGTGTCTCCGATGCACGGGTTCCGGCTGCTGATGATCCGGACCGTTCCGGTGCTGGCCGCCGTGCTCGTCCTGAACGGCCTCGCGTCGCTCGCGCTTCCCTCGTACGGACTGCGGGCCATGGCCTGGCTGCTGCCCGCGCTCGCGCTGACCTCGTCGGGGCTCGCGCTGACACCCCGGCTGGGCCCGGTCCTCGCGCCGAGCCTGGTCGGCGGGGCGTGGGTCGCCGTGCTGCTGGTCGCGCGGCAGGCGACGAGCGCCGAGGGCACCCTCGCGCCCTACACGGTGCCCGGCCAGGGCGTCGCGGCCGTGGTCGCGGTGCTCGCCGCCGGGTTCTTCTACCTCCGCCGCGACCGCTTCGACGCGACCTCCGCGCACACCCCGTTCGCGGGCTTCCAGGGCGGGGGTCCGGCGTGA
- a CDS encoding RNA polymerase sigma factor has protein sequence MRETRSDGELLRAIAADGDRRAFEELYRRYAPWLGARLRGRCSDAGTVDDVVQETFLAVWRGSARYREEGDVAGWLWRIGSRRLIDSLRGDGARGRMRQALARLRHREEVSAEERVLAGVGHGDLAGALVRLSPELRSVLQATVIDGLTTREAAVLLGIPPGTVKTRALRARKQLREELA, from the coding sequence GTGAGGGAAACGAGAAGCGACGGGGAGCTGCTGCGGGCCATCGCGGCGGACGGTGACCGGCGCGCCTTCGAAGAGCTGTACCGGCGGTACGCGCCATGGCTCGGGGCGAGGCTGCGGGGCCGCTGTTCCGACGCGGGGACGGTCGACGACGTCGTGCAGGAGACGTTCCTCGCGGTGTGGCGCGGCAGTGCCCGCTACCGCGAGGAGGGCGACGTGGCCGGCTGGCTGTGGCGCATCGGCTCGCGGCGGCTCATCGACTCCCTGCGGGGCGACGGCGCCCGGGGCCGGATGCGGCAGGCGCTCGCGCGGCTGCGGCACCGCGAGGAGGTGTCCGCCGAGGAGCGCGTGCTCGCGGGGGTGGGGCACGGGGACCTCGCGGGCGCCCTGGTCCGGCTGTCGCCGGAACTGCGCTCGGTCCTCCAGGCCACGGTCATCGACGGGCTGACCACCCGGGAGGCGGCCGTCCTGCTCGGCATCCCGCCGGGGACGGTCAAGACACGGGCACTTCGGGCCCGCAAGCAGCTGCGGGAGGAGTTGGCATGA
- a CDS encoding GntR family transcriptional regulator: MVEYRIDRRSGVATYVQIVQQTKRALRLGVLEPGDKLPTAREVVEATAINPNTVLKAYRELEREGLVEARRGLGTFVRRSLGSAPADHTALRSKLTAWLDEARGEGLEREDITALFTAVLDEKCPEGER; the protein is encoded by the coding sequence GTGGTCGAGTACCGCATCGACCGGCGCAGTGGTGTCGCCACGTACGTCCAGATCGTCCAGCAGACGAAGCGGGCACTGCGTCTGGGCGTCCTCGAACCCGGCGACAAGCTCCCCACGGCCCGTGAGGTCGTGGAGGCCACCGCGATCAATCCGAACACCGTCCTCAAGGCCTACCGCGAGCTGGAACGCGAGGGCCTGGTCGAGGCCAGACGCGGCCTCGGCACCTTCGTGCGGCGCTCCCTGGGCTCCGCACCCGCCGACCACACCGCCCTGCGCTCGAAGCTCACGGCCTGGCTGGACGAGGCACGCGGAGAAGGTCTGGAGCGCGAGGACATCACCGCGCTCTTCACCGCCGTACTGGACGAGAAGTGCCCTGAGGGGGAGCGATGA
- a CDS encoding ABC transporter ATP-binding protein — MNRDDEGTALEAVGLGKQYRRRRGPVLRDCSFRLPTGRICALVGPNGTGKSTLLALAAGLIRPTEGTVKILGTTPARARERFAYVAQAKPLPPQLTVAATLRLGAELNRARWDRTAAERIAYGPVHGDTSGQAAPGRDPDALREGALRPGDRIRSLSGGQRTRVALALAFGKRPELMLLDEPMADLDPLARRELLGALLGEAAERGTTIVMSSHVVAELEGVCDHLLLMGGGRIRLGGEPERLLAAHTLLTGPARDLSGHTVVESHSTGRQLTALVRRPGGPDSPPTDGWETAAPSLEELLLAHLRNPEAPDLFTEEDTRP, encoded by the coding sequence ATGAACAGGGACGACGAAGGGACCGCGCTGGAAGCGGTCGGGCTGGGAAAGCAGTACCGGCGCAGGCGCGGCCCCGTACTGCGGGACTGTTCCTTCCGCCTGCCCACGGGCCGGATATGCGCCCTGGTCGGGCCCAACGGCACGGGCAAGTCGACCCTCCTCGCGCTGGCCGCGGGCCTGATACGCCCCACCGAGGGCACGGTGAAGATCCTCGGCACCACTCCCGCCCGGGCCCGCGAACGCTTCGCCTACGTCGCCCAGGCCAAGCCGCTGCCGCCCCAGCTCACGGTCGCCGCCACCCTGCGCCTCGGCGCCGAACTGAACCGCGCCCGCTGGGACCGGACGGCCGCGGAACGCATCGCGTACGGACCGGTGCACGGGGACACGTCCGGGCAGGCCGCACCGGGCCGGGACCCGGACGCGCTCCGCGAGGGCGCCCTACGCCCCGGCGACCGGATCCGCTCGCTCTCCGGCGGCCAGCGCACCCGCGTCGCCCTCGCCCTGGCCTTCGGCAAACGGCCCGAACTGATGCTGCTGGACGAGCCGATGGCCGACCTCGACCCACTGGCCCGGCGCGAACTCCTCGGCGCACTGCTGGGCGAGGCCGCCGAACGCGGCACGACCATCGTGATGTCCTCGCACGTCGTCGCCGAACTGGAGGGCGTCTGCGACCACCTGCTGCTGATGGGCGGCGGCCGGATCAGGCTCGGCGGCGAGCCCGAGCGGCTGCTCGCCGCGCACACCCTGCTCACCGGCCCGGCGCGCGACCTCTCGGGCCACACCGTCGTCGAGTCGCACTCCACGGGCCGCCAGCTCACCGCGCTGGTCCGGCGGCCGGGCGGCCCGGACAGCCCGCCGACCGACGGCTGGGAGACCGCCGCGCCCTCCCTGGAGGAGCTGCTCCTGGCCCACCTGCGCAACCCCGAGGCCCCGGACCTGTTCACCGAGGAGGACACGCGCCCGTGA